A region from the Wansuia hejianensis genome encodes:
- a CDS encoding MATE family efflux transporter, whose protein sequence is MRFTSREGCSESIAYILIKFSLPLILSGVLQQLYNWADAFIVGNVVGELALAAVGATTTVINFYLMAVTGFTLGLSILFAQKYGSGETEHIPEILSTFSIVFGGVFIILSALGIAAAFPLLGLLHTTRDTVLLAGSYLKIIFAGIPFLAVYNVYAAALRGIGDSRAPFLAILFSSAINVGLDILFVAFLHWGVEGAAAASVLSQAAMAAFLIIYAVKKYPLLRYRLGKRVICRRALRQGVHFGLPPMIQSSVSAFGSLLLQNFMNGFGTQTVAAVTTAYRVDSIILLPIINLGSGISTMTAQSHGGGDGKKARKIFAVGTAMMTVVSLLLTLLIIPTGGHLIALFGAGAAAAEIGTQFFRRIAGFYVFYGLANAMRGYLEGLGDVLYSSIAGILSLGFRIAASYALAALFGNMVIAYAEAFSWVLLLLLYLFRMIWKKRQIKRQAHVGI, encoded by the coding sequence ATGAGATTTACAAGCAGGGAAGGCTGCTCAGAAAGCATTGCATATATTCTGATAAAGTTCAGCTTACCGCTCATACTGAGCGGAGTGCTGCAACAGCTCTATAACTGGGCGGATGCTTTTATTGTAGGGAATGTGGTGGGCGAGCTGGCATTGGCAGCTGTCGGGGCCACTACTACGGTGATTAATTTTTATCTGATGGCGGTCACTGGATTTACATTGGGGCTATCCATACTGTTCGCGCAGAAATACGGCAGCGGTGAGACAGAACACATTCCTGAGATATTATCTACGTTTTCCATAGTATTTGGCGGTGTATTTATAATACTTTCAGCCCTGGGGATTGCGGCGGCTTTTCCACTTCTCGGCCTGCTCCACACCACTCGGGATACGGTGCTGCTGGCGGGGAGCTATTTGAAGATTATTTTTGCGGGCATCCCTTTTCTTGCTGTGTATAATGTCTATGCCGCCGCGCTTCGCGGGATCGGTGACAGCCGGGCGCCTTTCCTGGCAATCCTTTTTTCCTCAGCCATCAATGTTGGGTTAGACATTTTGTTCGTGGCCTTCCTGCATTGGGGGGTGGAAGGAGCGGCGGCAGCCTCTGTTCTCTCACAGGCGGCCATGGCCGCATTTCTGATCATCTATGCGGTGAAAAAATATCCCTTACTCCGTTATCGTCTGGGAAAACGGGTGATATGCAGAAGAGCGCTGAGGCAGGGCGTCCATTTCGGACTGCCGCCCATGATACAGTCCAGCGTCAGTGCTTTTGGAAGCCTGCTGCTGCAGAATTTTATGAATGGTTTTGGCACGCAGACCGTGGCGGCTGTCACCACGGCGTATCGGGTGGATTCCATCATATTGCTTCCGATCATCAACCTGGGCTCCGGGATTTCTACGATGACTGCCCAGAGCCATGGTGGAGGAGACGGCAAAAAGGCCAGGAAAATATTCGCAGTAGGTACGGCTATGATGACCGTGGTATCGCTGCTGTTAACGCTGCTGATTATTCCGACGGGAGGACATTTAATTGCGCTTTTTGGCGCAGGAGCGGCTGCGGCTGAAATTGGAACACAGTTTTTCCGGCGGATCGCCGGCTTCTATGTGTTCTATGGACTGGCGAATGCCATGCGGGGATATCTGGAGGGGCTGGGGGATGTTCTCTATTCCAGCATTGCCGGAATTCTGTCATTGGGCTTCCGCATCGCTGCATCCTATGCACTTGCAGCCCTGTTTGGAAATATGGTAATCGCTTACGCAGAGGCTTTTTCCTGGGTGCTGCTGCTGTTGCTGTATTTGTTTCGGATGATTTGGAAGAAACGTCAAATAAAAAGGCAGGCGCATGTCGGGATATGA